Proteins found in one Colius striatus isolate bColStr4 unplaced genomic scaffold, bColStr4.1.hap1 scaffold_35, whole genome shotgun sequence genomic segment:
- the LOC133629255 gene encoding DNA-(apurinic or apyrimidinic site) endonuclease-like, with translation MGWDTATNRSLVGDPELDAKGRVLTAEFPALRVVCVYVPNSRRGLGQLSFRQAWDERFRSFVSQLDRSKPVASDPELDVEGRVLMAEFPALRVVCVYVPNSGRGPGRLSFWQAWDERFRSFVSQLDRSKPVAICGDLNVAHQPLDLMNSSGNKRSPGFTREEREAFGELLGAGFLDSFRVFNPSLPNAFTFWTYLSGARARNVGWRLDYCLWSQRGRKDLCDSRIEKRAQGSDHCPMGIYLALEGAG, from the exons atgggctgggacactgcGACGAATCGGTCTCTGGTTG GTGACCCCGAGCTGGACGCCAAGGGCCGCGTGCTGACGGCCGAGTTCCCTGCCCTGCGCGTCGTCTGCGTCTACGTGCCCAACTCCAGGCGAGGCCTGGGCCAACTGAGCTTCCGGCAGGCCTGGGACGAGCGCTTCCGCTCCTTCGTGTCCCAGCTGGACCGGTCCAAACCGGTTGCCA gtGACCCCGAGCTGGACGTCGAGGGCCGCGTGCTGATGGCCGAGTTCCCTGCCCTGCGCGTCGTCTGCGTCTACGTGCCCAACTCTGGGCGAGGCCCGGGCCGCCTCAGCTTCTGGCAGGCCTGGGACGAGCGCTTCCGCTcctttgtgtcccagctggacCGGTCCAAACCGGTCGCCATCTGCGGCGACCTCAACGTCGCCCACCAGCCCTTGGACCTGATGAACTCGTCGGGGAACAAGAGGAGCCCCGGGTTCACgcgggaggagagggaggcgtttggggagctgctgggggcggGCTTCCTCGACAGCTTCCGGGTGTTTAACCCCTCGCTGCCCAACGCCTTCACCTTCTGGACCTACCTGAGTGGGGCCAGGGCCAGGaacgtgggctggaggctggattactgcctgtggtcccagaggggcaggaaggatctGTGCGACAGCAGGATCGAGAAGCGGGCCCAGGGCAGCGACCACTGTCCCATGGGGATCTACCTGGCGCTGGagggggcaggctga